From a region of the Solanum stenotomum isolate F172 chromosome 2, ASM1918654v1, whole genome shotgun sequence genome:
- the LOC125855032 gene encoding uncharacterized protein LOC125855032, whose translation MENYSYSSYPDSVNSSPRSREIDCENASWDDQPPSSNSNYKVKFMCSYGGKILPRPHDNQLAYVAGETKILSVDRNIRFSNLVAKLSSISDCDVCFKYQLPGEDLDALISVTNDEDLEHMMLEYDRLYRGPAKPARLRLFLFPLSTPATSTFGSTDSKTESQWFVDALNSVQLQNLDVNSPTAVAPAPANNPDFLFGLDKGQVQQQQQPPPVKLQDPTPPPPVPEVFVKDFTGSDAGSEDRHIIGENVISPADYQRQIHEMQRLQQHISNQEQAMYNRKIEESIPRVYPGEYYQQKAPPQQQTAVPVTNSASFWQERHMTTGPYPASAVQTEQPVYIVQTPAGVYQTPAMRPVTNQMGGQAYYGMQRVMPEVYREQPVYGGVPPQPTIQQQKMGGAYTTENMGMVRPHAPPEPTYTQVGYDSVGRQVYYTAPAGVMQQQMQHPAVAAAAAAAAVDGRQSGGALNPDGRIIGKP comes from the coding sequence ATGGAGAACTACTCTTATTCTTCATACCCAGATTCTGTTAATTCATCCCCACGTTCCCGTGAAATCGACTGCGAAAACGCTTCATGGGATGATCAACCACCttcttcaaattcaaattacaaGGTCAAATTCATGTGCAGTTATGGTGGTAAAATACTACCGAGACCCCATGATAATCAGCTCGCTTATGTCGCCGGTGAAACTAAAATTCTCTCTGTTGATCGGAATATCAGATTTTCGAATCTTGTTGCTAAGCTTTCGTCGATTTCTGATTGTGATGTTTGCTTTAAGTATCAATTACCTGGTGAAGACCTTGATGCTTTGATTTCAGTAACTAATGATGAAGATTTAGAGCATATGATGCTTGAATATGATCGTCTTTATAGGGGTCCTGCTAAACCGGCGAGGCTCCGGTTGTTTTTATTCCCGTTGAGTACTCCGGCCACGAGTACTTTTGGTTCTACTGACTCCAAAACTGAGAGTCAGTGGTTTGTTGATGCTTTGAATTCTGTTCAGTTGCAGAATTTGGATGTGAATTCACCGACGGCTGTTGCGCCGGCGCCGGCGAATAATCctgattttctttttgggtTGGATAAAGGGCAAGTTCAACAGCAACAACAACCTCCACCGGTGAAGCTACAAGACCCAACTCCACCACCGCCGGTGCCGGAGGTTTTTGTTAAGGATTTTACTGGTTCCGATGCTGGATCGGAAGACCGGCATATCATCGGAGAGAATGTTATCTCGCCGGCGGATTATCAGAGACAGATTCATGAAATGCAGAGGCTGCAGCAGCATATTTCTAATCAAGAACAAGCTATGTATAACAGGAAGATTGAGGAATCTATTCCGAGAGTCTATCCCGGAGAATACTATCAGCAAAAAGCTCCGCCGCAGCAACAGACGGCGGTGCCGGTGACGAATTCGGCCAGTTTTTGGCAGGAACGTCATATGACTACTGGACCATACCCTGCATCAGCAGTGCAAACTGAACAGCCTGTATATATAGTTCAAACGCCCGCCGGAGTTTATCAAACTCCGGCTATGCGACCGGTGACCAACCAAATGGGTGGTCAGGCTTATTACGGCATGCAGCGCGTGATGCCGGAGGTTTACCGGGAACAGCCGGTGTACGGCGGAGTTCCACCACAACCAACAATTCAACAGCAGAAGATGGGAGGAGCTTACACGACGGAAAATATGGGGATGGTGCGGCCACACGCGCCGCCAGAGCCAACATATACACAAGTTGGGTATGACAGTGTAGGGAGACAGGTGTATTATACTGCACCGGCGGGTGTTATGCAACAGCAAATGCAGCATCCAGCGGTGGCAGCTGCCGCCGCTGCAGCTGCGGTGGATGGGAGGCAGAGTGGTGGCGCGTTGAATCCAGATGGTAGAATTATTGGCAAGCCTTGA
- the LOC125855030 gene encoding CBL-interacting serine/threonine-protein kinase 8 isoform X2: MVVRKVGKYEVGRTIGEGTFAKVKFAQNTETGESVAMKVLDRSTIIKHKMVDQIKREISIMKLVRHPYVVRLHEVIATRTKIYIILEFITGGELFDKIVHHGRLSEAESRRYFQQLIDGVDYCHIKGVYHRDLKPENLLLDSQGNLKISDFGLSASPGEGVNILKTTCGTPNYVAPEVLSHKGYDGAVADIWSCGVILYVLMAGYLPFDEVDLTTLYAKIDKADFSCPSWFPVGAKSLIHQILDPNPQTRIRIEEIRNDEWFKKNYDPVKVMEYEDVNLDDINAAFDDTEILSELFPLEKWRICTKK; encoded by the exons atggTGGTAAGGAAAGTTGGGAAGTATGAAGTTGGAAGGACAATTGGAGAAGGAACGTTTGCTAAGGTTAAATTTGCTCAGAATACTGAGACGGGTGAAAGTGTCGCCATGAAAGTCCTCGATCGAAGCACTATCATCAAGCACAAGATGGTTGACCAG ATAAAGCGGGAGATATCCATAATGAAGCTTGTTAGACATCCATATGTAGTTCGATTACATGAG GTTATAGCAACTCGCACGAAGATCTATATTATCTTGGAATTTATCACAGGCGGGGAACTGTTTGATAAGATA GTCCACCATGGACGATTAAGTGAGGCCGAGTCTCGAAGATACTTTCAGCAATTGATTGATGGAGTTGATTATTGTCACATCAAGGGAGTTTATCATAGAGACCTAAAG CCTGAAAATCTTCTGCTAGACTCCCAAGGAAATCTGAAAATATCAGATTTTGGACTTAGCGCATCACCTGGTGAA GGAGTCAACATCCTTAAGACAACATGTGGAACTCCCAACTATGTTGCACCAGAG GTTCTTAGTCACAAAGGTTATGATGGTGCTGTGGCTGATATCTGGTCCTGTGGTGTCATCCTTTATGTTCTGATGGCAGGTTATCTCCCTTTTGATGAGGTTGATCTCACTACACTGTACGCAAAG ATTGACAAAGCAGATTTTTCCTGCCCATCTTGGTTTCCTGTTGGAGCAAAATCTCTGATACATCAAATTTTAGACCCAAATCCTCAAACC CGTATTCGGATTGAAGAGATCCGTAATGATGAgtggtttaaaaaaaattatgatcctGTCAAAGTCATGGAGTATGAAGATGTCAATTTAGATGATATTAATGCAGCTTTTGATGATACTGAG ATTCTTTCTGAACTTTTTCCTCTGGAGAAATGGAGGATATGCACcaaaaagtga
- the LOC125855030 gene encoding CBL-interacting serine/threonine-protein kinase 8 isoform X1 — protein MVVRKVGKYEVGRTIGEGTFAKVKFAQNTETGESVAMKVLDRSTIIKHKMVDQIKREISIMKLVRHPYVVRLHEVIATRTKIYIILEFITGGELFDKIVHHGRLSEAESRRYFQQLIDGVDYCHIKGVYHRDLKPENLLLDSQGNLKISDFGLSASPGEGVNILKTTCGTPNYVAPEVLSHKGYDGAVADIWSCGVILYVLMAGYLPFDEVDLTTLYAKIDKADFSCPSWFPVGAKSLIHQILDPNPQTRIRIEEIRNDEWFKKNYDPVKVMEYEDVNLDDINAAFDDTEEEASNEQCDNADAGPLALNAFDLIILSQGLNLSILFDRGQDSMKHHQTRFLTQKPAKVVLSSMEVVAQSMGFKTHIRNFKMRVEGLSANKTSHFSVILEVFEVAPTFFMVDVQKAAGDASEFLKFYKNFCGNLEDIIWRPPDESCKSRVTKARSRKR, from the exons atggTGGTAAGGAAAGTTGGGAAGTATGAAGTTGGAAGGACAATTGGAGAAGGAACGTTTGCTAAGGTTAAATTTGCTCAGAATACTGAGACGGGTGAAAGTGTCGCCATGAAAGTCCTCGATCGAAGCACTATCATCAAGCACAAGATGGTTGACCAG ATAAAGCGGGAGATATCCATAATGAAGCTTGTTAGACATCCATATGTAGTTCGATTACATGAG GTTATAGCAACTCGCACGAAGATCTATATTATCTTGGAATTTATCACAGGCGGGGAACTGTTTGATAAGATA GTCCACCATGGACGATTAAGTGAGGCCGAGTCTCGAAGATACTTTCAGCAATTGATTGATGGAGTTGATTATTGTCACATCAAGGGAGTTTATCATAGAGACCTAAAG CCTGAAAATCTTCTGCTAGACTCCCAAGGAAATCTGAAAATATCAGATTTTGGACTTAGCGCATCACCTGGTGAA GGAGTCAACATCCTTAAGACAACATGTGGAACTCCCAACTATGTTGCACCAGAG GTTCTTAGTCACAAAGGTTATGATGGTGCTGTGGCTGATATCTGGTCCTGTGGTGTCATCCTTTATGTTCTGATGGCAGGTTATCTCCCTTTTGATGAGGTTGATCTCACTACACTGTACGCAAAG ATTGACAAAGCAGATTTTTCCTGCCCATCTTGGTTTCCTGTTGGAGCAAAATCTCTGATACATCAAATTTTAGACCCAAATCCTCAAACC CGTATTCGGATTGAAGAGATCCGTAATGATGAgtggtttaaaaaaaattatgatcctGTCAAAGTCATGGAGTATGAAGATGTCAATTTAGATGATATTAATGCAGCTTTTGATGATACTGAG GAGGAAGCATCCAATGAGCAATGTGACAATGCGGATGCTGGGCCTCTGGCTCTAAATGCCTTTGACCTAATTATTCTCTCTCAAGGATTGAACTTATCCATATTGTTTGACCGTGGGCAG GATTCAATGAAGCATCATCAAACACGCTTCCTAACACAGAAACCAGCAAAAGTTGTTTTATCAAGTATGGAAGTTGTGGCCCAGTCCATGGGTTTCAAGACCCATATCCGCAATTTTAAG ATGAGGGTAGAAGGTCTCTCCGCAAACAAGACTTCACATTTCTCTGTAATTCTGGAG GTTTTCGAAGTTGCTCCTACATTTTTCATGGTAGACGTTCAGAAAGCAGCCGGTGATGCTAGTGAATTCCTCAAG TTTTACAAGAACTTTTGTGGCAATCTTGAGGACATTATCTGGAGGCCACCGGATGAATCATGCAAATCAAGAGTTACAAAAGCAAGGAGTAGAAAGAGATGA